From Oenococcus sicerae, the proteins below share one genomic window:
- the lepB gene encoding signal peptidase I has translation MTNHKHLKYFIKVWLIPAIIGILIAVFLRSNYFSFVRITGVSMEPNLVNNQITLLKKKARVSRGTVIVFKAARSQSANTGLDSLALRVIGLPGDKISFLRGHLLVNGKQVNESFLTASEKAATSMSVDSGWSLNSLSLNSNWPKNQRNIKRVAKGTYFVLADNRLDPIDSRQYGLVKKTDVRGVLSVFPWAGKKIVKNVNHTSENFYR, from the coding sequence ATGACTAATCATAAACATTTAAAATATTTTATAAAAGTTTGGTTAATTCCCGCAATCATTGGTATTTTGATTGCGGTTTTTCTTAGGAGCAATTATTTTTCTTTTGTGCGCATCACAGGCGTTTCAATGGAACCGAATTTGGTTAATAATCAAATTACGCTTTTAAAAAAGAAGGCTCGTGTTTCACGTGGAACAGTCATTGTTTTTAAAGCAGCTCGATCCCAATCTGCTAACACGGGTTTGGATAGTTTGGCTCTGCGCGTGATCGGGCTACCTGGTGATAAAATTTCTTTTCTTCGTGGTCACTTACTCGTGAATGGCAAACAAGTTAATGAGTCTTTTTTGACGGCTTCAGAAAAAGCCGCAACTTCGATGTCGGTTGATTCCGGCTGGTCTTTGAATTCTCTTTCTTTGAACAGTAATTGGCCCAAAAACCAGCGCAATATTAAACGAGTTGCAAAAGGGACATATTTTGTTTTAGCAGACAATCGCCTGGATCCTATAGATAGTCGGCAATACGGTCTTGTTAAAAAAACTGATGTTCGAGGTGTGCTAAGCGTATTTCCTTGGGCTGGCAAAAAAATCGTTAAAAATGTGAACCACACTTCTGAAAACTTTTATCGTTGA
- a CDS encoding FAD/NAD(P)-binding protein → MKIAIIGAGPRGIAVTDRLIAKANQENINIDITLFDPYSISGRVWDPAIKLNHSLIMNTIVDQISFFADNSIQNPGPIRQGPNFYEWIQQLAPDYLKKTEVGRRYLDKIALTKNDFAVRGLAGLYEQWFFEDVKKQVTSNSSISYLQKEIQKINRLNDQFKLDFSADSENFDFVFMALGYSDTHLNDEERRFSDFAKRDNLIYIAPEHPSEADLSKIPAEEAVIIRGLGLSFFDYMSLLTEGRGGKFVETKKGQLIYEPSGKEPIIFAGSRRGLPLHARGINQKEANEEYKPRFFTENNLKNLKNASGKINYTDFFDLFDKEIQYKHYENLIRDPEFNNLIHKREDKFFRELRRTGASNYAEIAKNYHIPEKQIWDWHKILHAASIPTASDNFKDWYLNYLDEDIADASKGNKKAPYAGAFDITRDVRNIIRNILEDNYFSLDDLKRFLSEFNSISTLISVGPPVIRIKQLRALIACHIVNMMGPNIHIENDPRNKSFFASSQRPETVNAKNLIEARLPSNNNDLANQALRVSLNEHNWFHKTTFSNNDQYLVINAAQINPKTYQVINRNGQIVASLYSAGIPHEDISWFTTILPRPGVNTIIYKEAAIISEQIINDIKKRQLS, encoded by the coding sequence ATGAAAATTGCTATTATAGGTGCCGGTCCAAGAGGTATCGCGGTCACGGACCGCCTCATCGCGAAAGCCAATCAAGAAAATATCAATATTGACATCACGCTATTTGATCCTTATTCGATCAGCGGCCGTGTGTGGGATCCAGCAATTAAATTAAATCATTCCCTGATTATGAACACGATCGTTGATCAAATCAGTTTTTTTGCTGATAATTCAATTCAAAATCCCGGACCAATCAGACAAGGACCTAATTTTTATGAGTGGATTCAGCAGCTGGCACCAGATTATTTAAAAAAAACCGAAGTAGGGCGACGCTATCTCGACAAAATAGCGCTTACTAAAAATGATTTTGCAGTTCGCGGTTTGGCAGGTCTCTATGAACAATGGTTTTTTGAAGATGTTAAAAAACAAGTAACTAGCAACTCTTCGATCAGCTATTTGCAAAAAGAAATTCAGAAAATCAATCGTCTTAACGATCAATTTAAATTAGACTTTTCTGCCGATTCCGAAAATTTCGACTTTGTTTTTATGGCTTTAGGCTACAGTGATACACATCTTAATGATGAAGAAAGGCGTTTTTCTGATTTTGCAAAAAGAGACAACCTAATTTATATCGCCCCAGAACACCCTTCAGAAGCTGATCTAAGTAAAATTCCAGCTGAAGAAGCTGTTATTATCCGTGGCTTAGGTCTCTCATTTTTTGACTATATGTCTTTATTAACGGAAGGCCGTGGTGGAAAATTTGTTGAGACGAAAAAAGGACAGTTGATTTATGAACCCAGTGGCAAAGAACCAATTATCTTTGCCGGTTCAAGGAGAGGGTTGCCTCTGCATGCACGTGGTATTAATCAAAAAGAGGCAAACGAAGAATATAAACCAAGATTCTTCACAGAAAATAACTTAAAAAACCTAAAAAACGCCTCAGGAAAAATTAATTATACGGATTTCTTCGATTTATTCGATAAAGAAATTCAATATAAACATTATGAAAATCTCATTAGAGATCCAGAGTTTAATAATCTTATTCACAAAAGAGAAGATAAATTTTTCCGTGAATTAAGAAGAACTGGAGCGAGTAATTACGCTGAAATAGCCAAGAATTATCATATTCCTGAAAAACAGATTTGGGACTGGCACAAAATACTGCACGCTGCCTCAATTCCAACAGCCAGCGATAATTTTAAGGATTGGTATCTTAATTACCTAGATGAAGATATTGCAGATGCAAGTAAAGGCAACAAAAAGGCACCGTATGCTGGTGCCTTTGATATTACGCGAGACGTTAGAAATATTATTAGAAATATTCTCGAAGACAACTATTTTTCTTTGGATGATCTCAAACGTTTTCTCAGCGAGTTCAACTCGATCAGCACTTTAATCAGTGTTGGTCCTCCTGTAATTAGGATCAAACAATTAAGGGCTCTGATTGCCTGTCATATTGTCAACATGATGGGGCCGAATATCCACATTGAAAATGATCCCAGAAACAAATCATTTTTCGCTAGCAGTCAAAGACCAGAAACGGTGAATGCAAAAAACTTGATCGAAGCCCGACTGCCAAGTAACAACAATGATTTGGCAAATCAAGCGCTAAGAGTCAGCCTAAATGAACACAACTGGTTTCACAAAACAACTTTTTCAAACAATGATCAGTATTTGGTGATCAATGCCGCACAGATCAATCCGAAAACCTATCAAGTTATTAACAGAAATGGTCAAATCGTAGCTAGTTTGTACTCAGCTGGCATTCCACATGAGGATATTAGTTGGTTTACGACGATTCTACCCAGACCAGGTGTTAATACGATCATTTACAAGGAAGCAGCTATTATTTCTGAGCAAATCATCAACGACATTAAAAAAAGACAATTAAGTTAA
- a CDS encoding aldo/keto reductase, with translation MLIKANKLTDSYTLANNNEIPVIGFGTWQSANGEEAYNAVKWALEAGYRHLDTAAVYGNETSVGQAIKDSGIDREDLFITTKLWNYQRNSYDDTLHAFSDSLTRLELSYVDLYLIHWPEPIEYRDHWQKLNADSWQAMETIYQDGRAHAIGVSNFRQKHLDELFKTAKVAPMVNQIFLNPGDQEKSIVGYNKAHQILTEAYSPLGTGNLLKNAAIAKIAAKHDRSAAQILIRWNLEHGYLPLPKSTHKEFIQSNADVFDFQLDDEDHLALDQLDGQEKQHTDPHEHNFHKTVAFLD, from the coding sequence ATGTTGATCAAAGCAAACAAATTAACTGATTCTTATACGCTGGCAAACAACAACGAAATCCCGGTGATCGGCTTTGGGACCTGGCAATCCGCCAATGGCGAAGAGGCCTATAACGCTGTGAAATGGGCCTTAGAAGCCGGATATCGTCATCTAGATACAGCTGCCGTTTACGGTAATGAAACATCCGTCGGTCAGGCCATCAAGGACTCAGGCATCGACAGAGAAGATCTTTTCATTACAACTAAATTGTGGAATTATCAGCGGAATTCTTACGATGATACGCTGCACGCATTCAGTGATTCCTTAACTCGCTTGGAACTCAGCTACGTTGATCTTTACTTGATTCACTGGCCCGAACCAATTGAATATCGTGATCACTGGCAAAAATTAAATGCTGATTCTTGGCAAGCAATGGAAACGATCTATCAAGACGGTAGAGCGCATGCGATCGGTGTTTCAAATTTTCGTCAGAAACATCTTGACGAGCTTTTCAAAACAGCTAAAGTTGCCCCTATGGTCAACCAAATCTTCTTGAATCCAGGTGATCAAGAAAAAAGTATCGTTGGCTATAACAAAGCACACCAAATTCTAACTGAAGCTTATTCGCCGTTAGGTACTGGCAATTTGTTGAAGAATGCCGCAATAGCCAAAATTGCTGCTAAACACGACCGCAGCGCTGCACAAATCTTGATCCGCTGGAATTTGGAACACGGTTACCTGCCTTTGCCAAAGTCAACTCACAAAGAATTCATCCAATCAAATGCGGATGTTTTCGATTTTCAGCTTGACGATGAGGATCACCTTGCTCTGGATCAATTGGATGGTCAAGAAAAACAGCATACTGATCCCCATGAACACAATTTTCATAAGACAGTCGCTTTTCTGGACTAA
- a CDS encoding phosphatidylglycerophosphatase A family protein has protein sequence MVEHVNYENTVEKLKKRRIELPAIAEVTYYFQLEYLPGLTKEIALHSVKRVLQKREVQHVVWIALELDRLTEENKLEEPINGVIKEDFGLFGVDELLGNAIAASFGSIGFTGYGYVDNTKPGIIGELDKLGKTDPTTTTTFADDIIGGIAAAAGSRLAQRYPNGFVDSADLGEEID, from the coding sequence ATGGTCGAACATGTTAATTATGAAAATACAGTTGAAAAACTTAAAAAACGCCGGATCGAATTACCAGCGATCGCCGAAGTCACTTACTACTTTCAATTAGAATATTTACCGGGTTTAACAAAAGAAATTGCCTTGCATTCAGTCAAAAGGGTGTTGCAGAAAAGAGAAGTTCAGCATGTTGTGTGGATTGCTTTAGAATTGGATCGCCTAACTGAAGAAAATAAGTTGGAAGAGCCGATCAACGGCGTCATCAAAGAGGATTTTGGTTTATTTGGTGTTGATGAACTTCTAGGGAATGCGATCGCGGCCTCATTTGGTTCGATCGGTTTTACAGGTTACGGTTATGTTGATAATACAAAACCAGGCATTATCGGCGAATTAGATAAATTAGGGAAAACAGACCCCACTACGACAACGACTTTTGCGGATGACATCATTGGCGGGATCGCGGCTGCGGCAGGGTCCCGATTGGCTCAGCGCTATCCAAATGGTTTCGTTGATTCAGCAGATTTAGGCGAGGAAATAGATTAG
- a CDS encoding aspartate/glutamate racemase family protein, whose translation MKDFFAILGGMGTKATESFIKTLNTLTPAKKDQDYLNYIVFHHAEIPDRTNYILDHSQADPWPYLKEDILQINQLGAKFVLITCNTAHYFLPELKKLAMMPILDMPKLATKRAITTRPNQKNLRIGILATSGTIQTNIYQKCIHELGQTAVIPDQDWQNKIMTLIYAEIKQEDKVNPAHYHDLITYMLKDHSCDAVILGCTELSVAQERAPYQSAKVIDAQRVLAEKTILMAK comes from the coding sequence ATGAAAGATTTCTTTGCCATATTGGGTGGAATGGGAACCAAAGCGACTGAAAGTTTTATTAAAACACTCAACACGTTAACACCTGCCAAAAAGGATCAAGATTATTTAAATTACATCGTTTTCCATCATGCAGAGATTCCCGACCGAACCAATTATATTTTGGACCATAGTCAAGCCGATCCTTGGCCATATTTAAAAGAAGATATCCTGCAAATCAATCAGCTCGGAGCCAAATTTGTTTTAATAACTTGTAATACTGCCCATTATTTTTTGCCAGAGCTTAAAAAGTTAGCCATGATGCCGATTTTAGATATGCCCAAACTAGCAACTAAGCGAGCCATTACAACTCGTCCTAATCAAAAAAACCTAAGAATCGGCATACTGGCAACTAGCGGCACAATTCAAACCAACATTTACCAAAAATGTATTCACGAACTTGGCCAAACAGCTGTCATACCTGATCAAGACTGGCAAAACAAGATAATGACTTTAATTTATGCAGAGATCAAGCAAGAAGACAAAGTAAATCCTGCTCATTATCACGACTTAATCACCTACATGCTGAAGGATCATAGCTGCGACGCCGTGATCCTCGGTTGTACAGAGCTGTCTGTCGCTCAAGAAAGAGCGCCTTATCAGTCAGCCAAAGTTATTGATGCACAGCGTGTTTTAGCTGAAAAAACAATTTTAATGGCTAAATAA
- a CDS encoding Cof-type HAD-IIB family hydrolase has protein sequence MANIKLITIDMDGTLLSSQQQVPTGNMTAIKQALSQGIKVVIASGRPLSGILPWLKIIGVPISNDQFVIAFNGAVIQTTSGKLISKNTISYADYLQLQTFADEQKAYFQIESLDATHTIGKLIPKEAQMENYLINAALKVHDQMPKEVEFIKPLINGSQEELDHLTAIMPKELLEKFNIVRGAWYNLEFMSKNASKGNALKQIADQLAIPSKQTMAIGDQQNDLSMFQRAGIAVAMANARPEIQAKADFVTKNNDQAGVGFAIAKYALNASRTMNQPIKSN, from the coding sequence ATGGCAAACATAAAACTCATCACAATCGATATGGACGGCACACTTTTATCCAGTCAGCAGCAAGTGCCAACAGGCAACATGACAGCGATCAAACAGGCCCTTTCACAAGGGATCAAAGTCGTGATCGCTTCCGGCCGACCCTTATCCGGTATTTTACCTTGGTTGAAAATCATCGGTGTCCCGATCTCCAACGACCAATTTGTGATCGCTTTTAATGGCGCTGTCATTCAAACAACATCTGGCAAATTAATCAGCAAAAATACGATCAGCTACGCAGATTATTTGCAGCTGCAGACCTTTGCCGATGAACAAAAAGCTTATTTTCAAATCGAATCGCTAGATGCTACACATACGATCGGCAAACTCATTCCTAAAGAAGCCCAGATGGAAAATTACCTGATCAACGCTGCTTTAAAAGTGCATGATCAAATGCCGAAAGAAGTTGAATTTATCAAACCGCTGATCAACGGCAGCCAAGAAGAGTTGGATCATTTAACTGCCATCATGCCAAAAGAACTATTGGAAAAATTCAACATTGTACGCGGTGCTTGGTATAACTTAGAATTTATGTCCAAAAATGCTTCTAAAGGCAATGCCCTGAAACAAATCGCCGATCAGTTAGCCATCCCCAGCAAACAAACGATGGCCATTGGTGATCAGCAGAACGATCTTTCTATGTTTCAAAGAGCCGGCATCGCTGTTGCAATGGCTAATGCCCGACCTGAAATCCAAGCAAAAGCTGATTTTGTCACAAAAAACAACGATCAAGCCGGTGTCGGTTTTGCGATTGCTAAATACGCTCTGAATGCCTCACGGACTATGAATCAGCCCATTAAATCCAATTGA
- a CDS encoding DUF1634 domain-containing protein, producing the protein MKNNQKITNETQIETAIGWFLRVGVFAAVTVMLIGIILFFLHGSTGYGQTIPSDLSVLFKGIIALKAGAWIMLGIFILILTPTIRVFASIFAFLAVKDHLYAGITTLVFLILLLAAFIGLQGKF; encoded by the coding sequence ATGAAAAATAATCAAAAAATAACAAATGAAACTCAAATCGAGACTGCTATTGGCTGGTTTTTGCGAGTCGGTGTTTTTGCCGCTGTAACCGTGATGCTGATTGGCATTATTTTGTTCTTTTTGCACGGCAGTACAGGTTACGGCCAAACGATTCCGTCTGATCTGAGTGTCTTATTTAAAGGAATCATCGCTTTAAAAGCTGGTGCCTGGATTATGTTGGGTATTTTTATTTTGATCCTCACGCCGACAATACGTGTTTTTGCGTCAATTTTCGCTTTTCTAGCCGTTAAAGATCATTTATACGCCGGCATTACGACGCTAGTTTTCCTGATTCTCCTGCTAGCGGCATTTATCGGTCTTCAAGGTAAATTTTAA
- a CDS encoding sulfite exporter TauE/SafE family protein, with protein MSLTLLAIYILIGVLAGVFGAILGLGGGVIVTPILVLAFNLPIHYAIAASIIAVIGTSSGASVAYLRDDLLNIRVAMFLEIFTTIGALIGAVLVGVFKASWLNAFFGLLLLYQGYTMWQKMHNKKSDQLASNDDALAKKLNLDSTYYDKLEQKTVSYHIQRVPFGALIMFGAGFASGLLGIGSGSFKVFAMDTVMKMPLKPSSATSNFMMGVTAAASALIYFFNGTLQPLIVAPIAVGIIFGSTLGSRIMPHLPNKVLRSIFIPVVMIAGIQLVIKAFGINLY; from the coding sequence ATGAGTCTGACTTTGCTGGCTATTTATATTTTGATCGGCGTGCTTGCTGGTGTTTTTGGTGCTATTTTAGGCCTTGGTGGCGGTGTGATCGTCACACCAATTCTTGTTTTAGCTTTTAATTTGCCCATTCACTATGCGATTGCAGCTTCGATCATCGCGGTTATCGGTACTTCTTCAGGTGCTTCGGTGGCTTATTTAAGAGACGACTTGTTAAACATTCGTGTCGCGATGTTTTTAGAAATTTTTACCACGATTGGTGCTTTGATCGGCGCAGTCCTTGTTGGCGTTTTCAAAGCTTCCTGGTTAAATGCTTTTTTCGGACTGCTACTGCTGTATCAAGGCTACACAATGTGGCAGAAAATGCATAATAAGAAATCAGACCAGCTCGCTTCCAACGATGATGCACTGGCCAAAAAATTAAATCTAGATTCGACTTATTACGATAAGCTTGAGCAGAAAACGGTCAGTTATCATATTCAAAGGGTCCCTTTCGGCGCTCTGATTATGTTTGGCGCGGGTTTTGCATCAGGACTGCTAGGAATTGGTTCAGGGTCATTTAAGGTTTTTGCAATGGACACAGTCATGAAAATGCCTTTAAAACCGTCAAGCGCCACTTCGAATTTTATGATGGGTGTTACTGCTGCCGCTTCGGCCTTGATTTATTTTTTTAATGGCACACTGCAGCCGCTTATTGTTGCGCCGATCGCGGTGGGAATCATTTTTGGATCCACTTTGGGTTCAAGAATTATGCCGCACCTGCCAAATAAAGTTCTCAGATCGATCTTTATTCCGGTAGTGATGATCGCCGGTATTCAACTCGTGATAAAAGCTTTTGGAATTAATCTATACTGA
- a CDS encoding CPBP family intramembrane glutamic endopeptidase gives MTDKLSKSSLANKTLVIFLWIIASLFVTSGLVKTAARQYFLIVKHVNISARSFNENTANISTSLILNIVAELLFFALLMIGNRLFFHIQMKLATRRFAWGLLYVLPICLFLIGNLIQAVNTVMHTTLDPTVTSLSIIFSLIVGLTEETAFRGIMLGNLLKHSNKSLSYYFVIVLVQGFFFGGLHLVNLGRQTFSVTFSQVIYASAIGIIFGVVYTKTGSLIITILAHALIDALAFIADPSAILAKNAATVPSATYLVMGGILLFMIAYAALTILLADKSKMTRIWQ, from the coding sequence ATGACTGACAAACTATCTAAAAGCAGCTTAGCAAACAAGACCCTAGTGATTTTTCTGTGGATCATAGCAAGTCTTTTCGTCACAAGCGGGCTTGTTAAAACGGCAGCTCGCCAATATTTTTTAATTGTGAAGCATGTTAATATTTCTGCTAGAAGTTTTAATGAAAATACAGCTAACATTTCGACCAGCTTGATTTTAAACATTGTCGCTGAATTGTTATTTTTCGCCTTACTTATGATTGGCAATCGTCTTTTCTTCCACATTCAGATGAAGTTAGCAACACGTCGCTTTGCTTGGGGCCTACTCTATGTTTTACCTATTTGCTTATTTTTGATTGGTAATTTAATTCAAGCAGTTAATACGGTCATGCACACGACGCTGGATCCGACCGTCACGAGTTTGTCTATTATCTTTTCTTTGATCGTCGGCCTAACCGAAGAGACTGCTTTTAGAGGCATTATGCTAGGAAATTTGTTGAAACATTCAAATAAAAGTCTGTCCTATTATTTTGTCATCGTATTAGTGCAGGGCTTTTTCTTTGGTGGCCTGCATCTCGTGAATTTGGGTCGACAGACTTTCTCAGTCACTTTCAGTCAAGTTATTTATGCCAGTGCGATCGGTATTATTTTTGGCGTTGTGTATACAAAAACCGGCAGCCTGATCATCACGATTCTTGCGCATGCCTTGATTGACGCTTTAGCCTTCATTGCCGATCCAAGCGCTATTCTAGCTAAAAATGCCGCGACAGTCCCTTCGGCAACCTATTTGGTCATGGGCGGGATTCTTTTATTCATGATCGCTTATGCAGCTTTGACGATTCTGCTAGCCGACAAATCGAAAATGACGCGAATTTGGCAATAA
- a CDS encoding DUF669 domain-containing protein, which produces MTDFLKTDYDHLPESNSYDALPTGVYEVMIKDINEKQAATGNAGVAFQLEVRRDLDSEGDLANSNGKFGGRVFFTTVWNSDKNPEYRLTTLNAIAIAAGASNKRVYETFDDFREELLLKAVRVNLTHDISTFQGEDRVQETVAPWDWEPTQLLMADMA; this is translated from the coding sequence ATGACAGACTTTTTAAAAACAGATTACGATCACTTACCGGAAAGCAATAGCTATGATGCATTACCGACTGGTGTTTACGAGGTCATGATCAAAGATATTAATGAAAAACAAGCGGCAACTGGCAACGCTGGCGTTGCTTTCCAATTAGAGGTTCGGCGCGATCTGGATAGCGAAGGCGATTTAGCAAATTCTAATGGTAAGTTTGGCGGTCGTGTTTTTTTCACCACTGTTTGGAATTCTGATAAAAATCCTGAGTATCGCCTGACGACCTTAAATGCGATCGCGATAGCTGCCGGTGCTTCTAATAAACGTGTGTACGAGACTTTCGATGATTTTAGAGAAGAATTATTATTAAAAGCTGTTCGTGTTAACTTAACACATGATATTTCAACTTTTCAGGGCGAAGATCGTGTTCAAGAGACAGTCGCGCCTTGGGATTGGGAACCAACACAACTTTTGATGGCAGATATGGCCTAA
- a CDS encoding RepB family plasmid replication protein yields the protein MTKKLYTIKDLADQFGKSKQAIRNAIKKADLPVTNRKQTGKLTVLEYDEKTFNYLATKYHTEITGQSVATADQSDTGKVSGNELALTALTTQLDELNKQLQVKDDQIKELHTLLDQAQKLQLTHQQPELLADSSKTDKKGFFSRLFSRN from the coding sequence ATGACGAAAAAGCTTTATACAATTAAGGACCTAGCTGATCAATTTGGCAAATCCAAACAAGCAATTCGTAATGCGATCAAAAAAGCCGACTTGCCAGTAACTAACCGGAAACAGACTGGTAAGCTTACGGTTTTAGAATATGATGAAAAAACATTTAATTATTTGGCAACAAAGTACCACACAGAGATTACCGGTCAATCAGTAGCAACTGCTGACCAGTCAGATACCGGTAAGGTATCCGGTAACGAACTTGCGTTAACCGCCTTAACTACGCAGTTAGACGAACTTAATAAACAATTGCAAGTTAAAGATGATCAGATCAAAGAGCTGCACACCTTATTAGATCAAGCTCAAAAACTTCAATTAACTCATCAACAGCCAGAATTACTAGCCGATAGCAGTAAAACTGATAAAAAAGGTTTTTTTAGCCGCTTATTTTCGCGTAATTAA
- a CDS encoding P-loop NTPase family protein: MKKIFLIRGNSACGKSSTAQKLKAELGTSILLLQQDEIRKHMLARS; the protein is encoded by the coding sequence ATGAAAAAAATTTTTTTGATCAGGGGTAACTCAGCTTGCGGCAAAAGCTCAACAGCCCAGAAATTGAAAGCTGAATTAGGCACTAGTATTTTGTTGCTGCAACAAGATGAGATTCGCAAACACATGCTAGCAAGATCATGA
- a CDS encoding helix-turn-helix domain-containing protein: MKFNEVISNKRKELGMTQDQVAKMLHVSRQALSNWEKGKNYPDMDTLVQLSQIYDLSLDLLIKGDKAVLQKVQDDAEILRKQKRLRALDISLVTVIMLVVLFPVVASFFGNRHFLNSHLIAILMLILIMYIMIASLWHYHLAYPGPIKKQAPILIPKSFGIGLTINPQSPIGLAIWILLMILLIVIFIPIIF, translated from the coding sequence ATGAAATTCAACGAGGTTATTTCTAACAAAAGAAAAGAATTAGGTATGACACAGGATCAAGTCGCCAAGATGTTGCATGTTAGCCGGCAAGCCCTATCAAATTGGGAAAAAGGCAAAAATTATCCAGATATGGATACGTTGGTTCAATTAAGTCAGATATACGATCTGTCTTTAGATTTATTAATTAAAGGAGATAAAGCGGTTCTGCAAAAAGTGCAAGATGATGCTGAAATCCTCAGAAAGCAAAAAAGATTAAGAGCCCTTGATATTTCATTGGTCACGGTCATTATGCTGGTTGTTTTATTCCCTGTTGTTGCCAGTTTTTTTGGCAACAGACATTTCTTAAATAGTCACCTGATAGCTATTTTGATGCTCATCTTGATTATGTATATCATGATCGCTTCTTTGTGGCATTATCATTTGGCATATCCAGGACCCATCAAAAAGCAGGCGCCTATTTTGATTCCAAAAAGTTTTGGCATCGGCTTAACGATCAATCCACAGAGTCCGATCGGCTTGGCTATTTGGATCCTATTAATGATCTTGCTGATAGTCATTTTTATACCGATCATTTTCTAA
- a CDS encoding HIT family protein, which translates to MIESDCIFCHRETLKLVLENKLAVAFYDIHPVNKGHLLIIPKAHQENYFSLTKEEFLAIDELIHKGKEMLDQKFGPAGYNIGVNVGEYGGQTVMHCHIHLIPRYIGDDPHPAGGIRKMLPNGSEE; encoded by the coding sequence ATGATTGAATCAGATTGCATTTTTTGTCATAGAGAGACACTGAAACTAGTCTTAGAAAACAAACTTGCAGTCGCATTTTATGATATCCATCCTGTTAATAAGGGGCATCTATTAATAATACCTAAAGCACATCAAGAGAATTATTTTAGCTTAACTAAAGAAGAGTTTTTAGCTATCGACGAATTGATTCACAAAGGCAAAGAAATGCTGGATCAAAAATTCGGCCCCGCTGGATATAATATTGGTGTTAATGTTGGTGAATATGGCGGCCAAACTGTGATGCACTGCCATATTCACTTAATACCCCGGTATATTGGAGATGACCCGCATCCAGCCGGTGGTATTAGAAAAATGCTTCCGAATGGATCGGAAGAATGA
- a CDS encoding MarR family winged helix-turn-helix transcriptional regulator: MNKIDLTTQVIEPFERINRLYQELEQTTDTYGTDELLHPSEIHTVEEIGHHPKTSLTDLAEYLRITKGSATKMVQRLVKKALVTKTFAPDSENKIQIILTSKGEIAYKNHRQYLQHLENQLISIYEPLSDQELEGIIRISQPTEDLLKRLIQERSR; this comes from the coding sequence ATGAATAAAATTGATTTAACTACCCAAGTGATTGAACCCTTTGAGCGAATTAATCGGTTATATCAGGAGTTAGAACAAACAACCGATACATATGGTACTGACGAACTGTTGCATCCTTCAGAGATACACACTGTTGAGGAGATTGGCCATCATCCCAAAACCAGCCTAACTGATTTAGCGGAGTATTTAAGAATCACCAAGGGCAGTGCTACTAAAATGGTACAAAGATTGGTTAAGAAAGCACTAGTGACCAAAACTTTCGCACCTGATTCTGAAAACAAGATCCAGATTATTTTAACCTCGAAAGGCGAGATCGCCTATAAGAATCACCGTCAATATTTGCAACATCTGGAAAACCAACTTATATCTATTTATGAGCCGCTTTCTGATCAAGAACTTGAGGGCATTATCAGAATTAGCCAGCCAACTGAAGATCTTTTAAAACGGTTGATTCAAGAAAGAAGTCGATGA